Proteins from a genomic interval of Phlebotomus papatasi isolate M1 chromosome 3, Ppap_2.1, whole genome shotgun sequence:
- the LOC129806695 gene encoding uncharacterized protein LOC129806695: protein MSENNSDIDYFHEEVDVEELVSSVSSQEPQYVVHCVETAAETLKLLKEWQMPSSVVHKILGLNLTVEDISNLIESDLNTIFAPDQLRDKIRFRTSLNNWRRHLPTGAASLDCCEKVVSSDQSASSHQIEKATYYIPRPPGGYPRGTFYDKYRNLRRSYIKKGYINKRARVKSVTYEIHESEDSDPAVDQGSSLHDLKLWLSSNFEPLQQVQENWTNTFPLRCPAGQKHYELTISEIMSEWPILKTAVASILINLDFAIVNPVAGSLETHWETFCGKVLNHVSGIGNKHNAENPDSWDIECMLGLHKLLPPSFSKTAGKSGKKKWTIADSQKSQVLFIPVLNDLETVMNQRRQEGKIQPFVVIIGTQAQPTGFFVYLDGHFLKFSKFVEAVDICFKIFHLFNVEYPDQSITVWEFISRYFYQIKSTTKQIPKVENLLNKFQVN from the exons ATGAGCGAGAATAACAGTGATATTGATTACTTTCATGAGGAAGTGGATGTAGAGGAGTTAGTGTCATCCGTGTCATCACAGGAGCCCCAATATGTGGTGCATTGTGTAGAGACTGCCGCGGAGACGTTGAAACTTCTCAAGGAGTGGCAAATGCCCTCTTCTGTGGTGCACAAAATACTCG GTCTAAATTTAACGGTGGAAGACATCAGTAATTTAATTGAGAGCGATTTGAACACAATTTTTGCACCAGATCAATTGCGGGATAAAATCAGGTTCCGCACTTCATTAAATAATTGGCGCAGACATCTACCCACCGGAGCTGCTTCCTTAGATTGCTGTGAAAAGGTGGTATCAAGTGACCAAAGTGCAAGCTCTCACCAAATTGAAAAG gcTACCTATTACATCCCTAGACCACCGGGTGGATATCCTCGAGGAACCTTTTATGATAAATATAGAAACTTGCGACGCAGTTACATTAAGAAAGGTTACATCAATAAGAGAGCAAGAGTGAAGTCAGTCACTTATGAGATACATGAGAGCGAAGATTCAGATCCTG CTGTTGATCAAGGATCCTCTTTACATGATCTTAAATTGTGGTTGTCTTCTAATTTTGAGCCACTCCAGCAGGTACAAGAAAATTGGACTAACACTTTTCCTCTGAGATGTCCAGCTGGACAGAAGCACTACGAGTTAACAATCTCTGAGATTATGAGCGAATGGCCAATTCTCAAAACGGCAGTTGCATCAATCTTG ATTAATTTGGATTTTGCAATAGTAAACCCTGTAGCAGGATCATTGGAAACACATTGGGAAACTTTTTGCGGAAAAGTTCTTAATCATGTGTCTGGAATTGGAAACAAGCACAATGCTGAAAATCCAG ATTCGTGGGACATAGAGTGCATGCTTGGACTCCATAAATTACTGCCTCCCAGTTTCAGTAAAACCGCAGGCAAGTCTGGAAAAAAAAAGTGGACGATTGCAGATAGCCAAAAGAGCCAAGTGCTCTTTATTCCGGTTTTAAATGATCTTGAAACGGTTATGAATCAGCGCCGTCAAGAAGGTAAAATACAACCGTTCGTCGTGATAATTGGGACTCAAGCACAACCAACTGGATTTTTCGTATATTTGGACGGCCATTTTCTAAAGTTCTCGAAGTTTGTAGAAGCTGTCGACATTTGCTTCAAGATCTTTCATCTGTTCAACGTTGAGTACCCCGATCAAAGTATCACAGTTTGGGAATTTATATCAAGGTATTTCTATCAAATTAAATCTACAACTAAACAAATTCCTAAAGTTGAAAATTTGCTGAACAAGTTCCAAGTGAATTAA